One window of Halopelagius longus genomic DNA carries:
- a CDS encoding transcription elongation factor Spt5, with translation MPPIFAVKTTARQERTVADMIANREESEIHAVLAPDSLTSYVMVEADGDAVIKRVLEEIPHARGLVSSGGNVGKSSMAEVEHFLSPTPDVEGIAEGDIVELIAGPFKGEKARVQRIDETKDQVTVELYEATVPIPVTVRGDQIRVLDSDER, from the coding sequence GTGCCGCCAATCTTCGCCGTAAAGACGACCGCGCGGCAGGAACGCACCGTCGCGGACATGATAGCCAACCGCGAAGAGTCCGAAATCCACGCCGTCCTCGCGCCCGACTCGCTCACCAGTTACGTGATGGTCGAGGCGGACGGCGACGCGGTGATAAAGCGCGTCTTAGAGGAGATTCCGCACGCGCGCGGACTCGTCTCCAGCGGCGGTAACGTCGGCAAATCCAGCATGGCCGAAGTCGAGCACTTCCTCTCGCCGACGCCGGACGTGGAGGGCATCGCGGAGGGAGACATCGTCGAACTCATCGCCGGCCCGTTCAAGGGCGAGAAGGCGCGCGTACAGCGAATCGACGAGACGAAAGACCAAGTGACGGTCGAACTGTACGAGGCGACGGTCCCGATTCCGGTGACGGTCCGCGGCGACCAGATCCGCGTCCTCGACAGCGATGAGCGCTAG
- a CDS encoding protein translocase SEC61 complex subunit gamma has protein sequence MDVKYDLNSYVRVLKLASTPSWEEFSQIGLIAGAGIFLVGFMGFVIFAVMSFLPGGV, from the coding sequence ATGGACGTCAAGTACGACCTGAACAGTTACGTGCGGGTGTTGAAACTGGCGAGCACCCCCTCTTGGGAGGAGTTCTCCCAGATCGGTCTCATCGCCGGAGCCGGCATCTTCCTCGTGGGATTCATGGGCTTCGTCATCTTCGCGGTCATGAGCTTCCTCCCCGGAGGTGTCTGA